One Silene latifolia isolate original U9 population chromosome 4, ASM4854445v1, whole genome shotgun sequence DNA segment encodes these proteins:
- the LOC141653585 gene encoding protein root UVB sensitive 3-like isoform X2 has translation MPETVTPSQQFVLQEWTASSSSKLSITAIISSTPSISVTRFDSRFKLIRRQILSAFVPEGFPSSVTPDYVPFQIWDSLQGLSTYIRMMLSTQALLSAIGVGEKSATVIGATFQWFLRDLSGMLGGILFTFYQGSNLDSDAKLWRLVADLMNDLGMLMDLISPLFPFAFVFILCLGSLSRSFTGVASGATRAALTQHFALQQNAADISAKEGSQETVATMAGMAVGMFLAHVTRGHALAIWFSFLSLTMFHMYANYKAVRCLSLNSLNGERSSLLLQHFMETGQVLSAQRVSSEEHVLPLCLSLWSLEKFKSLHRSIHLGVKVSSLDHKEIMEVFHHAESYYMEAKYILLERKGKISIVVHKDSTSADVVQSYVHALVMASLMDKNTSLHFESRSWMDKHYEDFLKKLETSGWKTERLLTHSVVWKASWSVGLSDKKIGYPPSNHLD, from the exons ATGCCTGAAACTGTAACACCATCTCAGCAATTTGTGTTACAAGAATGGACTGCTTCTTCTTCTTCCAAGCTTTCAATTACTGCCATTATTTCCTCCACTCCCTCCATTTCTGTTACCAG GTTTGATAGCCGTTTCAAGTTAATCAGAAGACAAATTCTCAGTGCATTTGTTCCTGAG GGGTTTCCTAGTAGTGTTACTCCTGATTACGTGCCTTTTCAAATATGGGATTCACTGCAA GGTTTATCGACTTACATCCGGATGATGCTATCAACTCAA GCTCTCTTGAGTGCTATTGGAGTGGGGGAAAAGTCTGCTACTGTTATTGGGGCCACTTTTCAG tggtttttaaGGGATTTATCAGGAATGCTTGGAGGCATCTTATTTACGTTCTATCAG GGCTCAAATTTGGATAGCGATGCAAAACTGTGGCGTTTAGTCGCGGATTTGATGAATGATCTTG GAATGTTGATGGATCTTATCTCTCCTCTATTTCCCTTTGCATTCGTGTTCATACTTTGCTTAGGAAGTCTCTCACGGTCATTTA CTGGTGTTGCTAGTGGAGCTACAAGAGCTGCTTTGACTCAGCATTTTGCTCTCCAACAGAATGCAGCAGATATATCTGCCAAG GAAGGAAGTCAAGAGACGGTAGCGACAATGGCTGGAATGGCTGTAGGAATGTTTCTTGCTCATGTTACTAGGGGACATGCTCTTGCAATCTGGTTCTCTTTCTTGTCATTGACAATGTTTCATATGTATG CAAATTATAAGGCGGTCCGCTGTCTCTCACTGAATTCATTAAATGGAGAAAGAAGCTCTCTTCTTCTGCAGCATTTCATGGAGACTGGTCAAG TTCTTTCTGCTCAAAGGGTCTCATCAGAAGAGCATGTTTTACCCCTTTGCCTGAGTTTATGGAGTTTGGAAAAGTTCAAGTCTTTGCACAGAAGCATACATTTAGGTGTGAAGGTCTCGTCACTCGACCATAAAGAGAT AATGGAAGTCTTCCACCATGCAGAATCCTATTATATGGAAG CAAAATATATACTGCTTGAGAGAAAGGGGAAGATTAGCATTGTTGTGCATAAGGACTCAACATCAGCAGATGTCGTACAGTCCTACGTGCATGCTCTTGTAATGGCAAGTCTCATGGACAAAAACACATCGCTACATTTTGAAAGCAGATCATGGATGGATAAACATTATGAAGATTTTTTGAAAAAG CTTGAGACGTCGGGGTGGAAGACTGAAAGACTATTAACACATTCGGTGGTTTGGAAGGCAAGCTGGTCAGTTGGATTGTCAGACAAGAAGATCGGCTATCCACCTTCTAATCATTTAGATTAG
- the LOC141653585 gene encoding protein root UVB sensitive 3-like isoform X1: MPETVTPSQQFVLQEWTASSSSKLSITAIISSTPSISVTRFDSRFKLIRRQILSAFVPEGFPSSVTPDYVPFQIWDSLQGLSTYIRMMLSTQALLSAIGVGEKSATVIGATFQWFLRDLSGMLGGILFTFYQGSNLDSDAKLWRLVADLMNDLGMLMDLISPLFPFAFVFILCLGSLSRSFTGVASGATRAALTQHFALQQNAADISAKEGSQETVATMAGMAVGMFLAHVTRGHALAIWFSFLSLTMFHMYANYKAVRCLSLNSLNGERSSLLLQHFMETGQVLSAQRVSSEEHVLPLCLSLWSLEKFKSLHRSIHLGVKVSSLDHKEIMEVFHHAESYYMEAKYILLERKGKISIVVHKDSTSADVVQSYVHALVMASLMDKNTSLHFESRSWMDKHYEDFLKKVLYQIAGIEKEHHLAKGVLGDIATLLPSFHCLCLSFVPRNLNKRAHCLAKRAMSM; the protein is encoded by the exons ATGCCTGAAACTGTAACACCATCTCAGCAATTTGTGTTACAAGAATGGACTGCTTCTTCTTCTTCCAAGCTTTCAATTACTGCCATTATTTCCTCCACTCCCTCCATTTCTGTTACCAG GTTTGATAGCCGTTTCAAGTTAATCAGAAGACAAATTCTCAGTGCATTTGTTCCTGAG GGGTTTCCTAGTAGTGTTACTCCTGATTACGTGCCTTTTCAAATATGGGATTCACTGCAA GGTTTATCGACTTACATCCGGATGATGCTATCAACTCAA GCTCTCTTGAGTGCTATTGGAGTGGGGGAAAAGTCTGCTACTGTTATTGGGGCCACTTTTCAG tggtttttaaGGGATTTATCAGGAATGCTTGGAGGCATCTTATTTACGTTCTATCAG GGCTCAAATTTGGATAGCGATGCAAAACTGTGGCGTTTAGTCGCGGATTTGATGAATGATCTTG GAATGTTGATGGATCTTATCTCTCCTCTATTTCCCTTTGCATTCGTGTTCATACTTTGCTTAGGAAGTCTCTCACGGTCATTTA CTGGTGTTGCTAGTGGAGCTACAAGAGCTGCTTTGACTCAGCATTTTGCTCTCCAACAGAATGCAGCAGATATATCTGCCAAG GAAGGAAGTCAAGAGACGGTAGCGACAATGGCTGGAATGGCTGTAGGAATGTTTCTTGCTCATGTTACTAGGGGACATGCTCTTGCAATCTGGTTCTCTTTCTTGTCATTGACAATGTTTCATATGTATG CAAATTATAAGGCGGTCCGCTGTCTCTCACTGAATTCATTAAATGGAGAAAGAAGCTCTCTTCTTCTGCAGCATTTCATGGAGACTGGTCAAG TTCTTTCTGCTCAAAGGGTCTCATCAGAAGAGCATGTTTTACCCCTTTGCCTGAGTTTATGGAGTTTGGAAAAGTTCAAGTCTTTGCACAGAAGCATACATTTAGGTGTGAAGGTCTCGTCACTCGACCATAAAGAGAT AATGGAAGTCTTCCACCATGCAGAATCCTATTATATGGAAG CAAAATATATACTGCTTGAGAGAAAGGGGAAGATTAGCATTGTTGTGCATAAGGACTCAACATCAGCAGATGTCGTACAGTCCTACGTGCATGCTCTTGTAATGGCAAGTCTCATGGACAAAAACACATCGCTACATTTTGAAAGCAGATCATGGATGGATAAACATTATGAAGATTTTTTGAAAAAG GTGCTCTACCAAATTGCAGGGATTGAAAAAGAACATCATCTTGCTAAAGGGGTGCTTGGAGATATTGCTACCTTACTCCCATCTTTTCACTGTTTATGTCTTAGTTTTGTACCTAGGAATCTTAATAAACGAGCTCATTGCTTAGCTAAAAGGGCAATGAGCATGTAA
- the LOC141653585 gene encoding protein root UVB sensitive 3-like isoform X3, with protein sequence MPETVTPSQQFVLQEWTASSSSKLSITAIISSTPSISVTRFDSRFKLIRRQILSAFVPEGFPSSVTPDYVPFQIWDSLQGLSTYIRMMLSTQALLSAIGVGEKSATVIGATFQWFLRDLSGMLGGILFTFYQGSNLDSDAKLWRLVADLMNDLGMLMDLISPLFPFAFVFILCLGSLSRSFTGVASGATRAALTQHFALQQNAADISAKEGSQETVATMAGMAVGMFLAHVTRGHALAIWFSFLSLTMFHMYANYKAVRCLSLNSLNGERSSLLLQHFMETGQVLSAQRVSSEEHVLPLCLSLWSLEKFKSLHRSIHLGVKVSSLDHKEIMEVFHHAESYYMEAKYILLERKGKISIVVHKDSTSADVVQSYVHALVMASLMDKNTSLHFESRSWMDKHYEDFLKKV encoded by the exons ATGCCTGAAACTGTAACACCATCTCAGCAATTTGTGTTACAAGAATGGACTGCTTCTTCTTCTTCCAAGCTTTCAATTACTGCCATTATTTCCTCCACTCCCTCCATTTCTGTTACCAG GTTTGATAGCCGTTTCAAGTTAATCAGAAGACAAATTCTCAGTGCATTTGTTCCTGAG GGGTTTCCTAGTAGTGTTACTCCTGATTACGTGCCTTTTCAAATATGGGATTCACTGCAA GGTTTATCGACTTACATCCGGATGATGCTATCAACTCAA GCTCTCTTGAGTGCTATTGGAGTGGGGGAAAAGTCTGCTACTGTTATTGGGGCCACTTTTCAG tggtttttaaGGGATTTATCAGGAATGCTTGGAGGCATCTTATTTACGTTCTATCAG GGCTCAAATTTGGATAGCGATGCAAAACTGTGGCGTTTAGTCGCGGATTTGATGAATGATCTTG GAATGTTGATGGATCTTATCTCTCCTCTATTTCCCTTTGCATTCGTGTTCATACTTTGCTTAGGAAGTCTCTCACGGTCATTTA CTGGTGTTGCTAGTGGAGCTACAAGAGCTGCTTTGACTCAGCATTTTGCTCTCCAACAGAATGCAGCAGATATATCTGCCAAG GAAGGAAGTCAAGAGACGGTAGCGACAATGGCTGGAATGGCTGTAGGAATGTTTCTTGCTCATGTTACTAGGGGACATGCTCTTGCAATCTGGTTCTCTTTCTTGTCATTGACAATGTTTCATATGTATG CAAATTATAAGGCGGTCCGCTGTCTCTCACTGAATTCATTAAATGGAGAAAGAAGCTCTCTTCTTCTGCAGCATTTCATGGAGACTGGTCAAG TTCTTTCTGCTCAAAGGGTCTCATCAGAAGAGCATGTTTTACCCCTTTGCCTGAGTTTATGGAGTTTGGAAAAGTTCAAGTCTTTGCACAGAAGCATACATTTAGGTGTGAAGGTCTCGTCACTCGACCATAAAGAGAT AATGGAAGTCTTCCACCATGCAGAATCCTATTATATGGAAG CAAAATATATACTGCTTGAGAGAAAGGGGAAGATTAGCATTGTTGTGCATAAGGACTCAACATCAGCAGATGTCGTACAGTCCTACGTGCATGCTCTTGTAATGGCAAGTCTCATGGACAAAAACACATCGCTACATTTTGAAAGCAGATCATGGATGGATAAACATTATGAAGATTTTTTGAAAAAG GTCTAA